One [Clostridium] saccharolyticum WM1 DNA segment encodes these proteins:
- a CDS encoding GH36-type glycosyl hydrolase domain-containing protein: protein MKYEFKGNRGNFYMENPDLTSYLYFPLANESGVMSCVSPDLGGDSKMDQNSFLMPPVSCENLHNDKSSRNVWCRIDGSTLWSLTGRSSWQQAQKFSENKEPMAVEAGFMHHKITRTSDQIGIKGEISSLVPATGESVELMKIQIENTSSQYKSFQIITAIPLYARSADNIRDHRHVTSLLHRIKTKSSGVIVTPTMTFDERGHKPNFRAYGVFGGSESQGPVGYFPVLEDFIGEGGSLENPKALQERQLKPEKENFKTGGYEALGGLCFQECRVGPKEKITYVVAMGYGNTEDELIQNCSQFLSERAFDRCWEQTAEYWNHKVNVRLKTGNPAFDLWMRWVSFQPMLRRIYGCSFLPHHDYGKGGRGWRDLWQDCLALLMMNPAGVRQMLIDNFGGVRMDGTNATIIGNRQGEFVADRNNITRVWMDHGVWPFLTTELYIHQTGDLKILLEKNSYFKDMQVCRGEDKDIQWKTEDGERLRDGRGRIYSGTVLEHLLVQNLTSFYDVGEYNHIRIRGADWNDALDMAAQRGESVAFTCMYGYNLKGLAVFLEELKAQGVAEFEMAEEVRLLLAEDPAVYDDIRRKQEILKDYCRTCSHHVSGKRAVVKAVDLQADLLSKASWIYHHIRQTEWIDSKEGYGWYNGYYDNSGNRVEGETKAGVRMMLTSQVFSLMSGVAEDPQVKDIVKAADALLYRKDIGGYRLNTDFHEVKMDLGRMFGFAYGHKENGAVFSHMATMFGNALYRRNASGEGYHALLSLFEHCSNSEKSRIYPGIPEYVDAGGRGMYHYLTGAASWYLVTVVTQMFGVRGHYGNLIFKPQLIKEQFDEHCQAWVSMEFAGKSLKVLYKNPRNLDPDAYRITSVTVNGIPCHCPGEEWIIKREELLKLPDQELHTIMVELN, encoded by the coding sequence CTCCGGTCAGCTGCGAAAATTTACATAACGACAAATCCTCCAGGAACGTATGGTGCAGGATTGACGGATCCACATTATGGTCACTGACCGGCCGTTCTTCCTGGCAGCAAGCACAGAAATTTTCAGAAAATAAGGAACCAATGGCTGTGGAAGCAGGCTTCATGCATCATAAAATTACAAGAACTTCCGATCAAATAGGAATAAAAGGGGAAATCAGCAGCCTTGTACCGGCCACCGGAGAGAGCGTGGAGCTGATGAAAATCCAGATTGAGAACACCTCTTCCCAATATAAAAGCTTTCAGATTATCACAGCCATTCCCCTCTATGCCCGATCCGCGGATAATATCAGAGACCACAGACATGTAACTTCCCTTCTTCATAGAATTAAGACAAAGTCTTCCGGAGTGATTGTGACACCCACCATGACCTTTGATGAACGAGGCCATAAGCCAAATTTCAGAGCCTACGGTGTGTTTGGCGGCAGTGAGTCCCAGGGGCCGGTGGGATATTTTCCGGTTTTGGAGGATTTCATCGGAGAGGGCGGCAGCCTTGAAAACCCTAAAGCTTTACAGGAACGCCAATTAAAGCCAGAGAAAGAGAATTTTAAGACTGGCGGTTATGAAGCGCTGGGAGGACTCTGCTTTCAGGAATGCAGGGTAGGGCCAAAAGAAAAAATCACTTATGTTGTGGCTATGGGCTATGGAAATACAGAAGATGAGCTGATACAAAACTGCAGCCAGTTCCTAAGTGAACGGGCCTTTGACAGGTGCTGGGAGCAGACTGCTGAATATTGGAATCACAAGGTGAATGTCAGATTGAAGACGGGCAATCCTGCGTTTGATCTCTGGATGCGGTGGGTAAGCTTTCAGCCCATGCTGCGGAGAATTTACGGCTGCTCCTTTTTACCTCATCATGACTATGGGAAAGGCGGGCGCGGGTGGCGAGATTTGTGGCAGGACTGCCTGGCTCTTCTGATGATGAATCCTGCCGGTGTCCGCCAGATGTTAATCGACAATTTCGGCGGGGTACGTATGGATGGAACCAACGCAACCATCATCGGAAACAGGCAGGGAGAGTTTGTTGCCGATAGAAATAACATTACAAGAGTCTGGATGGATCATGGGGTATGGCCTTTTCTCACCACGGAATTATATATCCATCAGACTGGAGATCTTAAGATTTTACTGGAAAAAAACAGCTATTTTAAGGATATGCAGGTATGCAGAGGAGAGGACAAAGATATTCAATGGAAAACGGAAGACGGGGAACGGTTAAGAGATGGCAGAGGCAGGATTTATTCCGGTACGGTCCTGGAGCATCTGCTGGTCCAGAATCTCACATCCTTTTATGATGTAGGAGAGTATAACCACATCAGGATCAGAGGCGCAGACTGGAATGATGCGCTGGATATGGCTGCCCAGCGTGGGGAGAGCGTGGCGTTTACCTGTATGTATGGATATAATTTAAAAGGTCTTGCCGTTTTTTTAGAAGAGCTGAAGGCACAGGGAGTAGCTGAATTTGAGATGGCTGAGGAAGTAAGGCTCTTACTGGCCGAAGATCCGGCTGTTTACGATGACATCAGAAGGAAGCAGGAAATACTGAAAGACTATTGCAGAACCTGTTCTCACCATGTTTCGGGTAAAAGGGCGGTCGTAAAGGCCGTGGATTTACAGGCAGATCTACTGTCAAAAGCCTCATGGATTTATCATCATATCAGGCAAACGGAATGGATTGATTCCAAGGAAGGGTACGGCTGGTATAACGGATATTATGACAATTCCGGAAACCGAGTAGAGGGTGAAACAAAAGCAGGGGTGCGTATGATGCTCACCAGCCAGGTCTTTTCCCTCATGTCTGGAGTTGCAGAGGATCCCCAGGTGAAGGACATTGTAAAGGCAGCCGATGCTCTCCTGTACCGAAAGGATATCGGAGGATACCGGTTAAATACGGATTTCCACGAAGTAAAAATGGATTTAGGCAGGATGTTTGGTTTTGCCTACGGGCATAAGGAAAACGGAGCGGTATTCTCCCATATGGCCACCATGTTTGGAAATGCCTTATACAGGCGAAACGCATCAGGGGAAGGGTATCATGCCCTCCTGTCCTTGTTTGAACATTGCAGTAATTCTGAAAAGAGCAGGATATATCCTGGAATCCCTGAATACGTGGATGCCGGAGGGAGAGGAATGTACCACTATCTCACAGGTGCCGCCAGCTGGTATCTTGTTACGGTTGTCACTCAGATGTTTGGAGTCAGAGGTCATTACGGAAACTTGATTTTTAAGCCCCAGTTGATAAAAGAACAGTTTGATGAACACTGTCAGGCCTGGGTGTCCATGGAATTTGCAGGTAAAAGCCTGAAGGTTCTTTATAAAAATCCACGGAATTTAGACCCTGATGCCTATAGGATAACCAGTGTCACGGTAAATGGAATTCCCTGTCATTGTCCTGGGGAAGAGTGGATCATTAAAAGAGAAGAGCTTTTAAAATTGCCGGATCAGGAGCTGCATACCATAATGGTTGAATTAAATTAG
- a CDS encoding ABC transporter substrate-binding protein has product MKKRMLKRISAVVMAAALAAGMTGCASKGSTSPESGSGSGKVVLNVWHQWSNDTNELKKKYDEVVSAYMAENPNVEINTQTLDTEAYKTKISAEFAGDAKGIDVFYYWGAGTARKMINADKLLPLDPYITDEVKGKLLEGSTAAFEYNDKTYSLPSFSWYMTLYCNKALFDQAGAELPDTYDKLVSAVEKLSTLDGVTPLASGAKDGWNAAFIYQALALRTVGAEGINKMLSGKAPFEGEGYEEAANKVQELYKMGAFGANPLEQSNDDANAAFGTGKAAMRLMGSWFANSIYSDKTVTIKPEDVVAMKIPMITGKGNETDYCGGFVESFWVNKNTKNPDEAAKFAIYINEKMGEAAYETGTGFSGWKTEVDEKGLNPLFIQIKDLLSQGKTSVLAWDTSLDAEPATIHNEQVQTLFAPNADISEFIKEHETAINK; this is encoded by the coding sequence ATGAAGAAAAGAATGTTAAAAAGGATTTCCGCCGTGGTAATGGCGGCAGCCCTGGCAGCAGGCATGACCGGTTGTGCAAGCAAAGGCAGTACCTCTCCGGAAAGCGGTTCAGGATCTGGAAAGGTGGTACTGAATGTATGGCATCAGTGGTCCAATGACACCAATGAATTGAAGAAAAAATATGACGAGGTGGTTTCTGCTTATATGGCAGAGAATCCCAATGTGGAAATCAACACCCAGACCCTGGATACAGAGGCCTATAAGACCAAGATTTCCGCAGAGTTTGCAGGAGATGCAAAAGGAATCGATGTTTTCTATTATTGGGGAGCGGGAACTGCCAGAAAGATGATCAATGCAGATAAACTGCTTCCTCTGGATCCTTATATTACCGATGAAGTCAAAGGGAAACTGCTGGAAGGATCTACGGCAGCCTTTGAATATAATGACAAGACCTATTCTCTGCCCTCTTTTTCCTGGTACATGACCTTATATTGCAATAAGGCCTTGTTCGATCAGGCAGGTGCTGAGCTTCCCGATACTTATGACAAACTGGTTTCTGCAGTTGAAAAGCTGTCAACCCTTGACGGGGTAACACCTTTGGCCTCAGGAGCAAAGGATGGCTGGAATGCGGCATTTATCTATCAGGCCCTGGCATTGCGGACCGTGGGAGCAGAGGGAATCAACAAGATGCTGTCGGGAAAAGCCCCCTTTGAAGGAGAGGGCTATGAAGAGGCAGCCAATAAAGTCCAGGAATTATACAAGATGGGGGCGTTTGGAGCCAATCCTCTGGAGCAGAGCAATGACGATGCCAATGCAGCATTTGGAACAGGAAAGGCTGCCATGAGGCTTATGGGTAGCTGGTTTGCAAACAGCATCTACTCCGATAAAACCGTTACCATCAAGCCGGAAGATGTTGTGGCTATGAAAATCCCCATGATCACCGGCAAAGGTAATGAAACCGATTACTGCGGCGGATTCGTGGAATCTTTCTGGGTAAATAAAAATACAAAGAACCCGGATGAAGCAGCTAAATTCGCTATTTACATAAATGAAAAGATGGGAGAGGCGGCTTACGAAACAGGCACAGGCTTCAGCGGCTGGAAAACTGAGGTGGATGAAAAAGGCTTAAATCCTCTCTTTATACAGATCAAGGATCTTCTTTCCCAGGGAAAGACTTCCGTTCTTGCCTGGGATACTTCACTGGATGCAGAGCCTGCTACCATTCACAATGAACAGGTACAGACACTGTTCGCTCCCAATGCAGACATCAGTGAGTTTATAAAAGAGCATGAAACGGCTATCAATAAGTAA
- a CDS encoding carbohydrate ABC transporter permease, with the protein MNKMLGKKRYVACFVLPALILFISFTMIPLFISGTYSLFLYDGIGTMKFIGFGNYIRMFAEDRYFVKAILNSLLLVGASLFIQLPISLFLAMVLARGVKGEKFFRTVYFLPVVISSMVIGQLWMKMFHSEYGLLNHVIRALGPADFTFSWLSNPKTAFFSTLVPAVWQYIGYHLLIFYAGIKSISQDYYEAAQIDGASKWQVNTRITLPLLAPVIKTCVIFSITGSLRAFDLIYVMTGGGPNLRRGLYGYGSAQAFFIVVECLLFTFIVSRLFKKAEENASAI; encoded by the coding sequence ATGAATAAAATGTTGGGGAAAAAGAGGTATGTGGCCTGCTTTGTGCTGCCTGCGCTCATTCTGTTTATCAGCTTTACGATGATACCGCTCTTTATTTCAGGTACCTACAGCCTTTTTCTATACGACGGCATCGGGACCATGAAATTTATCGGATTTGGAAATTATATAAGGATGTTCGCCGAGGACCGTTATTTTGTTAAAGCCATCTTAAATTCCCTCCTTTTAGTAGGCGCGTCCCTGTTCATCCAGCTGCCTATCTCCCTTTTTCTGGCCATGGTTTTGGCAAGAGGGGTAAAAGGAGAAAAGTTTTTCAGGACTGTTTACTTTTTGCCGGTGGTGATCTCCAGTATGGTAATCGGCCAGCTTTGGATGAAGATGTTTCACAGCGAATACGGTCTTTTAAACCACGTGATCCGGGCGTTGGGTCCAGCCGATTTCACTTTCTCCTGGCTTTCAAATCCTAAAACCGCATTTTTCTCCACCCTGGTTCCCGCAGTGTGGCAATACATCGGCTACCATTTATTGATTTTTTATGCAGGAATCAAGTCCATTTCCCAGGACTATTATGAGGCGGCTCAAATTGACGGCGCCAGTAAGTGGCAGGTAAATACCAGGATCACCCTGCCTCTTCTGGCTCCGGTGATCAAGACCTGCGTCATATTCTCCATCACTGGTTCCCTAAGGGCCTTTGACCTTATTTATGTCATGACAGGAGGCGGCCCAAACCTCCGCAGGGGTTTGTATGGATATGGAAGTGCGCAGGCATTTTTTATTGTTGTGGAGTGTCTGCTTTTTACCTTTATTGTCAGCAGACTGTTTAAAAAGGCAGAAGAAAACGCATCAGCAATATAA
- a CDS encoding carbohydrate ABC transporter permease: MKMKKKIKFLLLCLIALTQIFPLYWLITFSLKSNGEIFGENVIGLPQVWRWENYGNAFTQTSLIRYFLNSVFYSMVTVVVAGLLSAMAAYAIARMRWRLKSLVFGAFALGIMIPAQAALLPLFQVLDKAGLKGGYLGLLIPYIAGAIPMSIMILIGFYKSIPMEIEEAACIDGCGIFRCFGTIILPIIKPALATASIFTFLGTWNELMLANTFVDSDRYRTLPVGIMSFAGQYSTDWGLIGAGMVIATLPTIVIYFMLSNQIQDSLVAGAVKG; the protein is encoded by the coding sequence ATGAAGATGAAAAAAAAGATAAAATTTTTACTGCTGTGCCTGATTGCGCTGACTCAGATTTTTCCATTATATTGGCTTATTACTTTTTCCTTAAAAAGCAACGGAGAAATATTTGGAGAAAACGTCATCGGGCTACCTCAGGTATGGAGATGGGAAAACTATGGAAATGCCTTTACCCAGACCAGCCTTATCCGGTACTTTTTAAACTCCGTATTCTATTCCATGGTAACCGTCGTTGTTGCAGGTCTTTTGTCCGCCATGGCTGCTTATGCCATAGCCAGAATGAGATGGAGGCTTAAATCCCTGGTGTTCGGGGCCTTTGCATTGGGAATTATGATCCCGGCCCAGGCCGCCCTGCTTCCCTTGTTTCAGGTCCTTGATAAGGCCGGATTAAAGGGAGGGTATTTGGGGCTCCTCATTCCTTATATTGCAGGGGCGATTCCCATGAGCATTATGATATTAATTGGGTTTTACAAAAGCATTCCAATGGAAATTGAAGAGGCTGCCTGCATTGACGGCTGCGGGATTTTCCGGTGCTTCGGAACCATCATACTTCCCATCATTAAACCGGCACTTGCCACTGCTTCTATATTTACTTTTCTGGGAACATGGAACGAGCTGATGCTGGCCAATACTTTTGTGGACAGCGACAGGTACCGGACTCTGCCTGTAGGAATTATGTCCTTTGCAGGCCAATATTCCACGGATTGGGGGCTGATCGGAGCGGGCATGGTAATAGCCACCCTGCCCACCATTGTCATTTACTTTATGCTGAGCAATCAGATCCAGGACAGTCTGGTTGCAGGGGCAGTGAAAGGATAG
- a CDS encoding DUF2294 domain-containing protein: MTKGQLEAKISEILSKFEVEYMGRGPKTIRTYILSDMIIIRLIGFLSPSEKKLAESSQGVELLKKVRTSLFEGGRDYLEKLLADVIDAAVISTHSDISTKTGEKVIVITVDRNLEELYTVK; this comes from the coding sequence ATGACAAAAGGTCAGTTAGAGGCCAAAATCAGTGAAATCCTCAGCAAATTTGAGGTCGAATATATGGGAAGGGGTCCAAAGACCATCCGTACCTATATCTTAAGTGATATGATCATAATCAGGTTAATTGGATTCCTAAGTCCTTCTGAGAAAAAGCTGGCAGAAAGTTCACAGGGAGTAGAATTACTGAAGAAAGTACGCACTTCCTTATTTGAGGGCGGCAGAGATTATCTTGAAAAATTACTGGCAGACGTCATAGACGCGGCGGTTATCAGTACTCATTCTGATATCAGTACAAAAACAGGTGAAAAGGTCATTGTCATTACCGTAGACAGGAATTTAGAGGAGCTTTATACAGTTAAATAA
- a CDS encoding DUF4914 family protein, whose translation MLESLRDMNLPGYVEDILVQSKGVVIPKTREELLALAMGNAENTEFHIEYEVEGKGTVLEATAIKCKNGVVVNYTDDYMRRRDPDCLLIADKKPTDKPRYEDVCQSDFESLREQTFDWLKKQELIFFPFKSGGLEYGYDSILIAPSNAGFFAAGLGDLQGFLNIDEISSDFKPKAIVFLAPPFRHTHFDGKQIVVHNRLNEIHEVYSYNLYPGPSAKKGIYGVLLNIGEEEGWVTAHASTVKVITPYDNEIVIMHEGASGGGKSEMIEDIHKEMDGRAILGRNTVTGEKNYLVLNETCDLIPVTDDMALCHPKMQNDSKKLVVKDAESAWFLRLDNIKCYGTSPQYEKILIQPEEPLIFLNMQAVPGATCLVWEHTLDQNGKPCPNPRVILPRRLVPKAIDMPVEVDVRSFGVRTPACTKENPTYGILGILHILPPALAWLWRLVAPRGFNNPSIIDSLEMTSEGVGSYWPFATGKMVTQANLLLEQILHSTNTRYVLIPNQHIGAYEVSFMPQWVAREYIARRGSAKFKPEHLVEARCPLLGFGLDSLKIDGQYIRRAFLRPETQQEVGTQGYDAGAKILTDFFQQELMKYYTDDLDPLGKQIIDMFLAGATVKEYLEIIPMRY comes from the coding sequence ATGCTGGAATCTTTACGTGATATGAATTTACCCGGGTATGTAGAGGATATACTGGTTCAGTCAAAAGGTGTGGTTATTCCAAAGACCAGGGAAGAATTGCTGGCGCTGGCGATGGGAAATGCAGAAAATACGGAATTTCACATTGAATATGAAGTAGAAGGCAAAGGCACGGTTTTGGAAGCTACTGCGATCAAGTGTAAAAACGGTGTTGTAGTCAATTATACAGATGACTATATGAGAAGACGTGATCCTGACTGTCTGCTGATAGCAGATAAGAAGCCAACAGATAAACCAAGATACGAAGATGTTTGTCAGTCTGATTTTGAGTCCCTGAGAGAACAGACCTTTGACTGGCTGAAAAAACAGGAACTGATTTTTTTCCCATTTAAGTCTGGCGGACTTGAATATGGATATGATTCCATCCTGATCGCACCGTCAAACGCAGGTTTTTTTGCTGCCGGATTGGGGGATTTACAGGGATTTTTAAATATTGATGAGATTTCATCTGATTTTAAGCCAAAAGCAATAGTTTTCCTGGCTCCCCCATTCAGACATACTCATTTCGATGGAAAGCAGATTGTGGTTCATAACCGCCTGAATGAAATTCATGAAGTTTATTCCTACAATTTATATCCCGGCCCAAGTGCCAAAAAAGGTATTTACGGAGTTCTTCTTAATATCGGAGAAGAGGAAGGCTGGGTAACAGCCCATGCTTCAACAGTTAAAGTAATCACCCCGTATGACAATGAAATCGTCATCATGCATGAAGGCGCCTCCGGAGGCGGAAAAAGTGAAATGATTGAGGATATTCACAAGGAAATGGATGGCAGGGCCATATTGGGCAGAAATACAGTCACAGGTGAAAAGAATTATCTGGTACTGAATGAAACATGTGATCTGATACCGGTAACGGATGATATGGCATTATGCCATCCCAAAATGCAGAATGACAGCAAAAAGCTGGTTGTCAAGGATGCGGAATCCGCATGGTTTCTGCGGTTGGATAATATCAAATGCTATGGCACTTCCCCCCAATATGAAAAAATACTGATCCAGCCGGAAGAACCCCTTATTTTCTTAAACATGCAGGCAGTGCCCGGTGCCACCTGCCTGGTTTGGGAGCATACCCTGGACCAAAACGGAAAACCTTGCCCCAATCCCCGCGTTATTTTACCAAGAAGGCTGGTGCCCAAGGCCATTGACATGCCGGTGGAAGTGGATGTGAGAAGCTTTGGAGTGCGGACTCCTGCCTGTACCAAGGAAAACCCTACCTACGGCATTCTTGGCATACTCCACATTCTGCCGCCGGCCCTGGCCTGGTTATGGCGTCTGGTTGCCCCCAGAGGATTCAACAATCCAAGCATTATAGATTCTCTGGAAATGACCAGTGAAGGAGTCGGCTCCTATTGGCCCTTTGCCACCGGTAAAATGGTGACTCAGGCCAACTTACTTCTTGAACAGATTTTACATTCAACCAATACCCGGTATGTACTGATTCCTAATCAGCACATCGGCGCTTATGAAGTGAGTTTTATGCCCCAGTGGGTTGCCAGAGAGTACATTGCGCGAAGAGGCAGCGCCAAGTTTAAACCAGAGCATCTGGTAGAGGCCCGCTGTCCGCTTCTGGGCTTTGGTCTTGATTCCTTAAAAATTGACGGCCAGTATATCAGAAGAGCATTTTTAAGACCGGAAACCCAGCAGGAGGTAGGAACCCAGGGGTATGATGCCGGAGCGAAAATATTAACAGATTTCTTTCAGCAGGAGCTGATGAAGTATTATACGGATGATCTGGATCCATTAGGAAAGCAGATCATTGATATGTTCCTGGCAGGTGCCACGGTTAAGGAATACCTGGAAATCATACCTATGAGATATTAG
- a CDS encoding GntR family transcriptional regulator, with amino-acid sequence MRLTERYSKETGREYALRMLKDNIIHLDLIPGSMLSENELSSEMHLSRTPVREALIELSKVKIVEIYPQKGSAVALIDYNLVEEARFMRNVLECAVVELACKMAGEDAVMKLRENVKLQEFYLENRSPEQLLKLDDEFHRLLFHITGKDQVYQLMDSITIHFDRIRSMSLIAVKDLKTISDHQSMVEAIAAKDGKTAKDVMEKHLSRYKIDEEALRREYPGYFR; translated from the coding sequence ATGCGGCTGACAGAACGGTATTCCAAAGAGACTGGAAGGGAATATGCACTCAGGATGTTAAAGGATAATATCATACATCTTGATCTGATTCCCGGAAGCATGCTGAGCGAAAATGAATTATCTTCAGAAATGCATTTATCCCGAACCCCGGTGAGAGAGGCTTTGATTGAACTTTCAAAGGTGAAAATTGTAGAGATTTATCCCCAAAAGGGAAGCGCAGTGGCTTTGATCGATTATAATCTGGTGGAAGAGGCCCGTTTTATGCGCAATGTCCTGGAATGTGCCGTGGTGGAGCTTGCCTGTAAGATGGCCGGGGAAGATGCTGTCATGAAACTGAGGGAGAATGTGAAGCTTCAGGAGTTTTACCTGGAAAACCGTTCCCCTGAGCAGCTTCTTAAGCTGGATGATGAATTTCACCGGCTGCTGTTTCATATAACCGGCAAAGACCAGGTTTATCAGCTTATGGACAGCATTACCATTCACTTCGACCGGATACGCAGCATGTCCCTGATAGCAGTAAAGGATTTAAAAACAATTTCCGACCATCAGTCCATGGTGGAAGCCATTGCAGCAAAAGACGGAAAAACGGCAAAGGATGTGATGGAAAAACATTTATCCAGATATAAGATTGATGAGGAAGCCTTGCGCAGGGAATATCCCGGGTATTTCCGGTAA
- the uxuA gene encoding mannonate dehydratase yields MKMIMRWFPFGDDSVTLGQIRQTPGVSGVATCLPKVPVGQVWPMETLKALKEEIHEAGLEMEVIESVNIHEDIKKGLSSRDKYIDAYIKTLEHLSMVGVKCLCYNFMPVMDWARSDLASPSEDGSYVMAYRHDEVLQMNPEKMAKAMEGKARGYSLPGWEPERLSAMARDIEFYQSMTREQYWDNMKYFLDAVVPYAEKYDIKMAIHPDDPPWPLYGLPKVITNAENIRTFLDLNTSAYNGLTLCTGSLGSDLSNDLPAMMREFGNRKRIHFAHIRNVRHISEKDFDEAAHLSSCGDLDMFSIVEALYESGFEGYIRPDHGRMIWGEQARPGYGLYDRAIGANYLLGLWEAIDKTHKNKK; encoded by the coding sequence ATGAAGATGATTATGCGTTGGTTTCCCTTTGGGGATGACAGCGTGACCCTTGGCCAGATCCGCCAGACACCGGGAGTTTCCGGCGTGGCAACCTGTCTGCCCAAGGTACCGGTGGGACAGGTCTGGCCCATGGAGACCTTAAAAGCCTTAAAAGAGGAGATCCATGAGGCAGGCCTTGAAATGGAAGTGATCGAAAGCGTCAATATCCATGAGGATATAAAGAAGGGCCTTTCTTCCAGGGATAAGTATATTGATGCTTATATAAAGACCCTGGAGCATTTAAGCATGGTAGGGGTCAAGTGCCTCTGCTACAATTTTATGCCTGTTATGGATTGGGCAAGGAGCGATCTTGCTTCCCCGTCAGAAGACGGAAGTTATGTCATGGCCTACCGTCATGATGAGGTGCTTCAGATGAATCCGGAAAAGATGGCAAAGGCAATGGAAGGAAAAGCCAGAGGATATTCCCTTCCGGGCTGGGAACCGGAGCGGCTTTCTGCCATGGCCCGGGATATTGAGTTTTACCAGTCCATGACAAGGGAGCAGTATTGGGACAATATGAAGTATTTCCTTGATGCGGTAGTCCCTTATGCGGAAAAGTATGACATAAAGATGGCCATTCATCCCGATGATCCGCCTTGGCCTCTTTACGGGCTCCCAAAGGTGATTACCAATGCAGAAAATATCCGCACTTTTCTTGACTTAAACACCAGTGCCTATAATGGACTGACCTTATGCACCGGAAGTCTGGGAAGTGATTTAAGCAATGACCTTCCGGCCATGATGAGAGAGTTTGGAAACAGGAAGCGGATTCATTTTGCACACATCAGGAATGTCCGTCATATTTCCGAAAAGGATTTTGATGAGGCGGCCCACCTTTCTTCCTGCGGAGATCTGGATATGTTTTCCATAGTGGAGGCTTTATATGAATCCGGATTTGAAGGCTATATCCGTCCGGATCATGGCCGTATGATCTGGGGAGAGCAGGCACGTCCCGGATATGGCCTGTATGACCGGGCCATTGGGGCAAATTATCTCTTAGGTCTTTGGGAGGCCATCGATAAAACCCATAAAAATAAAAAGTAG